A single window of Zea mays cultivar B73 chromosome 10, Zm-B73-REFERENCE-NAM-5.0, whole genome shotgun sequence DNA harbors:
- the LOC103641226 gene encoding Inactive sesquithujene synthase (The RefSeq protein has 1 substitution compared to this genomic sequence): MASPPAHRSSKAADEELPKVSSTFHPSLWGSFFLTYQPPTAPQRANMKERAEVLRERVRKVLKGSTTDQLPETVNLILTLQRLGLGYYYENEIDKLLHQIYSNSDYNVKDLNLVSQRFYLLRKNGYDVPSDVFLSFKTEEGGFACAAADTRSLLSLYNAAYLWKHGEEVLDEAISSTRLRLQDLLGRLLPESPFAKEVSSSLRTPLFRRVGILEARNYIPIYETEATRNEAVLELAKLNFNLQQLDFCEELKHCSAWWNEMIAKSKLTFVRDRIVEEYFWMNGACYDPPYSLSRIILTKITGLITIIDDMFDTHGTTEDCMKFAEAFGRWDESAIHLLPEYMKDFYILMLETFQSFEDALGPEKSYRVLYLKQAMERLVELYTKEIKWRDEDYVATMSEHLKVSAESIGANALTCSAYAGMGDMSITKETFEWALSFPQFIRTFGSFVRLSNDVESTKREQTKDHSPSTVHCYMKEHGITMDDACEKIKELIEDSWKDMLEQSLALKGLPKVVPQLVFDFSRTTDNMYRDRDALTSSEALKEMIQLLFVEPIPE; encoded by the exons ATGGCGTCTCCTCCAGCACATCGTTCCAGCAAGGCAGCTGATGAGGAGCTGCCAAAGGCTTCTTCGACCTTCCACCCAAGCCTGTGGGGCAGTTTCTTCCTGACCTACCAGCCGCCAACTGCACCCCAG CGAGCAAACATGAAAGAACGAGCTGAGGTTTTAAGAGAACGTGTTAGGAAGGTTTTGAAGGGCTCGACGACTGATCAACTACCAGAAACAGTGAATCTTATATTAACATTGCAAAGACTTGGACTGGGTTACTACTACGAGAACGAGATAGACAAGTTGCTGCACCAAATTTACAGCAACTCCGATTACAATGTGAAAGATCTTAACTTGGTTTCGCAGCGGTTCTACCTTCTTCGAAAGAACGGCTACGATGTGCCATCAG ATGTATTTCTGAGCTTCAAAACAGAAGAAGGCGGCTTCGCCTGTGCTGCTGCTGACACGAGAAGCTTGTTAAGCTTATATAACGCAGCATATCTGTGGAAGCATGGAGAGGAGGTACTAGACGAAGCGATTTCATCGACTAGACTCCGCCTCCAAGATCTCCTTGGACGACTTCTTCCAGAATCGCCATTTGCAAAGGAGGTGTCTTCTTCCCTTCGTACCCCTCTCTTCAGAAGGGTTGGGATACTAGAAGCGAGAAACTACATACCCATTTACGAAACGGAGGCGACGCGAAACGAAGCCGTATTGGAGCTTGCGAAACTGAATTTTAACCTTCAGCAACTTGATTTCTGTGAAGAGCTAAAGCATTGCTCAGC GTGGTGGAACGAGATGATAGCCAAATCAAAGCTGACCTTTGTTAGAGATAGAATTGTAGAGGAGTATTTCTGGATGAATGGAGCATGCTATGATCCGCCATACTCCCTTTCCCGAATTATACTGACAAAGATCACGGGACTTATTACAATAATCGATGATATGTTTGATACACATGGTACCACTGAAGATTGCATGAAATTCGCTGAAGCGTTTGGCAG ATGGGACGAAAGTGCAATACATCTCCTTCCAGAGTACATGAAGGATTTCTACATATTGATGTTGGAGACATTTCAGTCATTTGAGGATGCTTTAGGGCCAGAGAAGAGCTACCGTGTGCTCTACCTAAAACAGGCG ATGGAGCGTTTAGTTGAGCTATACACCAAggaaataaaatggcgtgatgagGATTATGTGGCGACAATGAGTGAACACCTCAAGGTTTCAGCAGAGTCCATCGGAGCCAATGCTCTAACATGTTCTGCATATGCTGGGATGGGTGATATGTCGATAACAAAGGAGACCTTCGAGTGGGCTTTGAGCTTTCCACAATTTATAAGAACTTTTGGTTCATTTGTACGGCTCTCCAACGATGTCGAATCGACCAAG CGTGAGCAAACAAAAGACCATAGTCCGTCCACTGTCCATTGTTACATGAAGGAGCATGGAATAACAATGGATGATGCATGTGAAAAGATAAAAGAGCTTATCGAAGATTCATGGAAGGATATGCTGGAGCAATCCCTTGCGCTGAAAGGGCTCCCAAAGGTTGTGCCACAGCTAGTGTTTGACTTCTCAAGAACCACGGATAATATGTACAGGGATCGTGACGCATTGACTTCTTCAGAAGCACTCAAGGAAATGATACAGCTACTGTTCGTGGAGCCAATTCCGGAATGA